A part of Chloroflexota bacterium genomic DNA contains:
- a CDS encoding divergent PAP2 family protein, which translates to MLENRPLVAAVAAWFLAQLVKLLADLIRTGRIDLRYMVSTGGMPSAHSALVTSLATAIARSVGLNSPLFAVSAVFAAIVMYDAAGLRQAVSIQARILNRMLDEIFTQHAFSERRLRELIGHTPLEVSAGFGLGFIVGMAVTL; encoded by the coding sequence GTGCTTGAGAATCGACCGCTGGTCGCGGCGGTCGCAGCCTGGTTCCTGGCACAGCTCGTCAAGCTCCTCGCCGACCTGATCCGCACCGGGCGTATTGACCTGCGATACATGGTGAGCACGGGCGGAATGCCGAGCGCCCATTCCGCTCTCGTCACGAGCCTCGCGACCGCCATCGCACGGAGCGTGGGACTCAACTCGCCGCTCTTCGCGGTCTCCGCGGTCTTTGCCGCGATCGTGATGTACGACGCCGCTGGTCTACGTCAGGCGGTGAGCATCCAGGCGCGAATCCTCAACCGGATGCTGGACGAGATCTTCACGCAGCACGCTTTCAGCGAGCGCCGCCTTCGCGAGCTGATCGGGCACACACCGCTCGAAGTCTCGGCGGGTTTCGGGCTTGGCTTCATCGTCGGGATGGCCGTCACGCTTTAA
- the xseA gene encoding exodeoxyribonuclease VII large subunit — translation MASPAPIGAHFFRIEELVAYIRDLFANDPVLSDVWVTGEIADVTRSTVGHAYFTVRDERSRISAVMFRSALRRQTLPLVAGFEALIHGSVSIYDQRSTFQLVADVVLPGDAGRLHAEFELLRRRLEQEGLFASQRKRPIPRMPRRIGIVTSESGAVLHDILNVLNRRYRCVELIFAPAGVQGEDAPRQIVAALDRLNAFHADRRPLDLIILARGGGAAEELAVFNDERVARAIFASAVPIVSAIGHEVDVTIADLVADLRAPTPSAAAEMVVPDAAQLCEETRRTIERGSAALHRMLGVARMQVQAAEQQLDRHSPARTIGDYRRALDDLGSRGKRAIRAVAGLARSRVEMSRSQLAALSPETTLARGYAVCSRTIDGSIVTGADQVSLGERIAVRLARGQLVGDVLDRSDGVSGDVKERSYAEQRE, via the coding sequence ATGGCTAGTCCGGCGCCCATTGGCGCCCACTTCTTCCGGATCGAAGAGCTGGTCGCCTACATTCGGGATCTGTTCGCCAACGATCCCGTTCTCAGCGACGTCTGGGTGACCGGTGAGATCGCGGACGTGACGCGTTCGACGGTCGGCCACGCCTATTTCACCGTGCGGGACGAGCGGTCGCGCATCTCCGCGGTGATGTTTCGATCTGCCCTCCGGAGGCAGACGCTTCCGCTCGTCGCGGGCTTCGAGGCCCTCATCCACGGTTCGGTGAGCATCTATGATCAGCGTTCCACGTTTCAGCTCGTGGCCGACGTCGTGTTGCCGGGAGACGCGGGGCGCCTGCACGCCGAGTTCGAGCTGCTGCGGCGCCGGCTCGAACAGGAGGGCCTGTTTGCGAGCCAGCGGAAGCGGCCCATCCCCCGAATGCCGCGGCGCATCGGGATTGTCACCTCGGAATCGGGGGCCGTGCTCCATGACATTCTGAACGTTCTGAATCGGCGCTACCGCTGCGTGGAGCTGATCTTTGCGCCGGCCGGCGTCCAGGGAGAGGATGCGCCCCGCCAGATCGTGGCGGCGCTCGATCGATTGAACGCCTTCCACGCGGATCGACGGCCGCTCGATCTCATCATTCTGGCCCGGGGCGGTGGCGCGGCCGAGGAGCTTGCCGTGTTCAACGACGAGCGAGTCGCGCGAGCGATCTTCGCCTCGGCCGTTCCGATCGTGTCGGCCATCGGCCACGAAGTGGACGTGACCATCGCCGACCTCGTCGCCGACCTGCGCGCCCCCACGCCATCCGCCGCGGCTGAGATGGTGGTGCCCGATGCCGCTCAGCTCTGCGAGGAGACGCGGCGCACGATCGAGCGAGGGTCCGCCGCCCTGCACCGAATGCTCGGGGTGGCGCGAATGCAGGTGCAGGCGGCGGAGCAGCAGCTCGATCGGCATTCGCCCGCTCGCACGATCGGCGACTACCGGCGGGCGCTGGATGACCTGGGATCGCGCGGCAAGCGCGCGATCCGCGCGGTCGCCGGGCTTGCGCGCTCGCGGGTGGAGATGAGCCGGTCGCAGCTCGCGGCCTTGAGTCCGGAAACGACGCTGGCGCGCGGGTACGCGGTCTGCAGCCGTACGATCGATGGGAGTATCGTGACCGGCGCGGATCAGGTCTCCCTGGGCGAGCGCATCGCCGTGCGCCTGGCGCGGGGCCAGCTCGTGGGTGACGTGCTCGACCGATCCGACGGTGTATCGGGCGACGTAAAGGAGCGGTCCTATGCTGAGCAGCGAGAGTAA
- the xseB gene encoding exodeoxyribonuclease VII small subunit, with protein sequence MLSSESNEPPANFEEAFGRLRKSIEELESGPLSLDQAIARYEEGVRLANLCNEFLDRAELRIAEVLRETDREER encoded by the coding sequence ATGCTGAGCAGCGAGAGTAACGAGCCACCCGCCAACTTTGAAGAGGCGTTCGGGCGGCTTCGAAAGTCCATCGAAGAGCTGGAGAGCGGGCCCCTCTCGTTGGACCAGGCGATTGCACGATACGAAGAGGGGGTCCGCCTGGCCAATCTGTGCAACGAGTTCCTCGATCGGGCGGAGCTTCGGATCGCCGAGGTGCTGCGCGAGACCGATCGAGAAGAGCGGTAG
- a CDS encoding tyrosine-type recombinase/integrase — MAGRSPRRSSTPLSARNVHRAFKRALACAGLPSSVRFHDLRHFAGTAMLAAGVHPKVASERLGHSQVGITLNLYSHVVQGLDADAAERIQRQIRGSLG; from the coding sequence ATGGCGGGACGATCCCCCAGACGGAGCTCGACGCCCCTCTCCGCGCGGAATGTCCACCGCGCCTTCAAGCGCGCCCTGGCCTGCGCGGGCCTTCCGTCGTCGGTCCGGTTCCACGACCTCCGCCATTTCGCCGGGACCGCGATGCTGGCGGCGGGCGTCCATCCGAAGGTGGCGTCCGAGCGCCTGGGCCACAGCCAAGTGGGGATCACCCTGAACCTCTACAGCCACGTGGTGCAGGGCCTGGACGCGGACGCGGCCGAGCGAATCCAGCGCCAAATTCGCGGCTCGCTGGGCTAG
- a CDS encoding biotin/lipoyl-containing protein, with amino-acid sequence MERTGAKPDRASAATADVAVRRLLELVRGTRITDIEVEWDGGSVRVSREPAVEADQARPAVVHASSDGPVVVTSPFVGVFHRQPPPSFPNVGEPVSAGQAIAHVETLGIQNSVVAPCDGLVAEILVKDGTPVEYGQPLAVMRRSAGEATGG; translated from the coding sequence GTGGAGCGGACCGGCGCCAAACCCGACCGCGCATCGGCAGCGACCGCCGACGTGGCCGTCCGCCGCCTGCTGGAGCTGGTGCGTGGAACCCGAATCACGGACATCGAGGTCGAGTGGGATGGTGGGTCGGTTCGGGTGAGCCGAGAGCCGGCCGTCGAGGCGGACCAGGCGCGTCCGGCCGTGGTCCATGCGTCGTCGGACGGGCCGGTCGTCGTGACCTCGCCCTTCGTCGGTGTCTTTCATCGCCAACCTCCCCCGTCGTTCCCGAATGTGGGCGAGCCGGTCAGCGCCGGCCAGGCCATCGCCCACGTCGAGACGCTCGGGATTCAGAACAGCGTCGTCGCGCCGTGCGACGGCCTCGTCGCCGAGATATTGGTGAAGGACGGGACACCGGTCGAGTACGGACAACCGCTCGCCGTGATGCGGCGGAGCGCGGGCGAGGCGACCGGGGGATGA